The following proteins come from a genomic window of Corynebacterium crudilactis:
- a CDS encoding YlbL family protein has product MNRRIKTLTWGAIPLVLLASLVSIDRIPGTNINLSVPYAAEGPGPTINTLGQVDGEDVISIRGADLDEAEGNLNMTTVSVRTGMTLSQVLSRWLFTDDTIIPIEQVFPPGQSAEEVEESNRSAFVSSESSATIAAMNYLDIPVEVEVVEVLKDSAATGVFEAGDKLLDIDGTAISTPGDAQKIVRSKAPGDAITIGYERNDRKSQETITLREHPSDPAVALLGISMMSVPMSDIEVDYNLEDIGGPSAGMMFSLAVVDKLSPGALNGGKFVAGTGTIAEDGSVGPIGGIAHKVRAAEDAGAEVFLSPAANCAEAMSAKPESITVLKVDSLSQAIDQMAAYNQGADYQTCS; this is encoded by the coding sequence GTGAACCGCCGAATCAAGACTCTGACATGGGGTGCTATCCCTTTGGTGCTGTTGGCATCATTGGTAAGCATTGACCGTATTCCGGGAACGAACATCAACTTGAGCGTGCCTTATGCAGCTGAAGGGCCGGGGCCAACGATCAATACTCTTGGTCAGGTTGATGGCGAGGATGTGATATCCATCCGCGGAGCGGACTTAGATGAGGCTGAAGGCAACCTCAATATGACAACGGTGTCGGTGCGCACTGGCATGACGTTGTCGCAGGTACTTTCGCGGTGGTTGTTTACCGATGACACGATTATTCCGATTGAACAAGTATTTCCTCCTGGCCAAAGTGCGGAGGAAGTAGAGGAATCTAACCGTTCTGCGTTCGTGTCTTCGGAGTCTTCCGCAACGATCGCTGCAATGAACTATCTCGACATTCCTGTTGAAGTTGAAGTAGTTGAAGTGCTCAAGGACAGCGCAGCAACGGGAGTATTTGAGGCCGGCGATAAGTTGCTCGACATCGATGGCACCGCGATTTCCACTCCAGGAGATGCACAAAAGATCGTGCGCTCAAAAGCACCTGGCGATGCCATCACGATTGGCTATGAGAGAAACGATCGGAAATCTCAAGAAACCATCACCTTGAGGGAACACCCGAGTGATCCTGCTGTGGCGTTGTTGGGTATTTCGATGATGTCTGTGCCGATGAGTGATATTGAAGTGGATTACAACTTGGAAGACATTGGTGGCCCAAGCGCTGGCATGATGTTTTCGTTAGCGGTCGTCGATAAGCTGTCGCCTGGTGCGCTCAACGGCGGCAAGTTTGTCGCTGGCACCGGAACTATCGCAGAGGACGGATCGGTTGGCCCGATCGGCGGTATTGCGCACAAGGTGCGCGCGGCGGAGGATGCTGGCGCGGAGGTGTTCTTAAGCCCGGCTGCGAACTGCGCTGAGGCGATGAGCGCGAAGCCGGAGAGCATAACGGTGCTCAAGGTGGATTCGTTGTCTCAAGCGATTGATCAGATGGCTGCGTACAACCAGGGTGCGGATTACCAAACCTGTAGCTAG
- a CDS encoding zinc-dependent metalloprotease: MNSNGFGFSFGNNDDDDDKNRNNDPFGLFGGNFGFGGPGGAGGAGGAGGLGDILNQFGQMLSGMGDSMNSPEASGPVNYDLAARIARQQIGRVAPIKASEKEAVEESLRLAELWLDNATQLPTSGHRVEAWNPENWLDNTLPVWKRLVSPVAEQMNKAQLDNLPEEAREMLGPMSSLMNSMSSMNFGVQLGNALGDLAKQTLTGSDFGLPISPVGISAVLPSNLAEISKGLDVAPQEMLVYICAREAARQRLFKHVPWLVERIVSSVEEYAIGLEIDTSHIQEAMGNFQMDNPDPERLQEMMSEMQGMDLSPRISSRNANAVSRLETLLALVEGWVDIVVTEALSQRIPSTNSLNEAWKRRRVTGGSAEQAFSQVVGIELGAPKVSEAAELWRRVENAVGVERRDAVWDHPDFLPTAEDIDKPAEFIDALLGESDGEDFDPIAEINALEKLLAEEAEKKNSDDSDSEEPDADEPDTEK, translated from the coding sequence ATGAATTCTAATGGCTTTGGTTTCTCATTCGGCAATAACGATGATGACGACGACAAAAATCGTAACAATGATCCCTTCGGCCTCTTCGGTGGCAACTTCGGCTTCGGTGGCCCAGGCGGTGCTGGTGGAGCTGGTGGAGCTGGTGGATTAGGCGATATTTTGAACCAATTTGGCCAGATGCTGTCCGGCATGGGAGATTCCATGAACTCCCCCGAGGCATCGGGGCCGGTTAATTATGATTTAGCTGCACGCATCGCACGCCAGCAGATTGGTCGCGTTGCCCCAATTAAAGCTTCTGAAAAAGAAGCCGTCGAAGAATCCCTTCGACTCGCTGAGCTATGGCTAGATAACGCCACCCAGCTTCCTACTTCCGGACACCGCGTCGAAGCATGGAACCCAGAAAATTGGCTAGACAACACCCTTCCAGTGTGGAAGCGTCTGGTTTCCCCAGTTGCTGAGCAGATGAATAAAGCTCAATTAGATAATCTTCCTGAGGAAGCCCGCGAGATGCTCGGACCGATGTCTTCTTTAATGAACTCCATGTCATCAATGAACTTCGGAGTTCAATTAGGCAACGCACTGGGAGATCTAGCCAAGCAGACCCTGACTGGTTCTGATTTCGGACTCCCAATCTCCCCCGTCGGTATTTCTGCAGTCCTACCAAGCAACCTTGCGGAGATCTCTAAAGGCCTCGATGTAGCGCCTCAAGAAATGCTTGTTTATATCTGCGCCCGCGAAGCTGCCCGCCAGCGTCTGTTCAAGCATGTGCCTTGGCTGGTTGAACGCATCGTTTCCTCCGTTGAGGAATACGCCATCGGCCTGGAAATTGATACTTCCCACATCCAAGAAGCCATGGGTAACTTCCAGATGGACAACCCAGATCCTGAGCGTCTGCAAGAAATGATGAGCGAGATGCAGGGCATGGATCTTTCTCCACGCATCAGCTCCCGCAACGCTAACGCAGTATCTCGTTTGGAAACCCTCCTCGCACTGGTAGAGGGCTGGGTCGATATCGTTGTCACCGAAGCACTCAGCCAACGTATTCCATCCACCAACTCCCTGAACGAAGCCTGGAAGCGCCGACGTGTAACTGGCGGATCCGCAGAACAAGCCTTCTCACAGGTCGTCGGCATTGAACTCGGTGCGCCAAAGGTATCCGAAGCAGCCGAGCTGTGGCGTCGAGTGGAAAACGCCGTGGGCGTCGAACGTCGCGACGCAGTATGGGATCACCCAGATTTCCTCCCAACCGCCGAAGATATCGACAAGCCAGCTGAATTCATCGACGCACTACTCGGTGAATCCGACGGTGAAGATTTCGACCCAATCGCGGAAATCAACGCTCTCGAAAAGCTACTCGCAGAAGAAGCAGAAAAG
- a CDS encoding PPA1309 family protein — MNDSIFSPQALNKAMLEAVEFIHAEGWDAGPTLFALVPTAMLVDTLNDAAEDDSPLTLVVQDNLPDNLLPGSEALGDYVSRLAWPAEIAGAILAQEIMFTDSAVQGATPQPARLFSGVVRGETELTLLQLRPTEEELAERGPFAEDEIELRGGPGVAPGVIAALRYTLEADPEDM; from the coding sequence ATGAACGATTCTATTTTCAGCCCCCAAGCCCTGAACAAAGCGATGCTCGAAGCTGTCGAATTTATCCACGCTGAAGGCTGGGATGCTGGCCCTACTTTGTTCGCGTTGGTGCCCACTGCAATGTTGGTAGATACCCTCAATGATGCAGCTGAGGACGATTCTCCACTGACACTGGTGGTTCAAGACAACCTGCCGGACAACCTGCTTCCAGGATCCGAAGCCTTGGGAGATTACGTCTCCCGCTTGGCATGGCCTGCAGAGATCGCCGGTGCCATCCTTGCCCAGGAAATCATGTTCACTGATTCGGCCGTACAAGGAGCAACTCCTCAGCCTGCACGTCTTTTTTCCGGTGTTGTGCGCGGAGAAACTGAACTCACTTTGCTGCAGCTGCGCCCTACTGAAGAAGAATTGGCCGAGCGCGGTCCATTCGCGGAAGATGAAATCGAACTTCGTGGCGGCCCAGGCGTTGCTCCTGGCGTGATCGCAGCACTGCGCTACACCCTCGAAGCAGACCCAGAAGATATGTAA